Proteins encoded in a region of the Nicotiana tomentosiformis chromosome 9, ASM39032v3, whole genome shotgun sequence genome:
- the LOC138898563 gene encoding uncharacterized protein yields MKKKLEDAKGLWPEILPEVLWAYRTMPKSSTGETPYSLFYGTDAVILVEVGEPSLRYFRESEPQNDDSRRQKLDEVEEQRDMAYVRMVAQKQQAERYYNKRAKIMSLKIEDYVLKAKTQASKYPQEGKLGTNWDDPYKITAAARKGSFTLEIVEGKRLPNNWNITHLKYYNF; encoded by the coding sequence atgaagaagaaactcgaagacgcTAAGGGACTATGGCCGGagatattaccagaagtactctgggcctaccgaacaatgccAAAATCGAGCACAGGGGAAACGCCATACTCATTAttctatgggactgatgcagtaatactAGTCGAGGTCGGGGAGCCTAGTCTTAGATACTTCCGTGAAAGCGAACCCCAGAATGATGATAGTAGAAGGCAAAAACTCGACGAAGTCGAGGAACAAAGAGATATGGCTTATgtaagaatggtcgcccaaaagcaacaagcaGAACGCTACTATAACAAGAGGGCAAAGATCATGTCACTTAAAATCGAAGACTAtgtgcttaaagctaaaacacaagcaagcaaatACCCACAagaaggcaaactaggaacaaactGGGACGACCCCTACAAAATCACGGCAGCAGCAAGAAAAGGGTCATTCACACTAGAAATAGTGGAAGGAaagcgactaccaaacaactggaatattacacacctcaagtactacaacttttaa
- the LOC104101155 gene encoding uncharacterized protein, whose translation MKLDLKNQFSLNVHNSTLKRAKRMALLQLQGSFLDDYNRLEVYANEIRESNPSSDVVINLSKDATAEGKRRFLRIYICFNAMKLGFKHGLRPFIGLDGTFLKGHCKGQLLVAVTQDCQNHLYPLAWTVVDKENTLTWKWFLELLKQSLNLKDGTGISFMSDMQKGLLEAVRTILPLSNHRFCVRHIEGNWSKRIRISVEMKKYLWWSAWSTYEEDFKDQLKNLGELSIDVAKELLRYPP comes from the exons ATGAAACTAGATTTgaaaaatcaattttcattgAATGTACATAACTCCACATTGAAAAGAGCTAAGCGGATGGCACTTCTGCAATTGCAAGGAAGCTTTTTAGATGACTATAACAGATTAGAAGTATATGCAAATGAGATTAGGGAGAGCAATCCTAGTAGTGATGTGGTTATCAATTTATCAAAAGATGCCACGGCTGAAGGTAAAAGAAGATTTCTTAGAATATACATATGCTTCAATGCAATGAAGTTGGGGTTCAAACATGGGTTGAGACCATTTATTGGACTAGATGGGACTTTCTTAAAGGGTCATTGCAAGGGGCAATTATTGGTGGCTGTTACACAAGATTGCCAGAATCATTTATATCCCTTGGCCTGGACTGTAGTTGACAAGGAAAACACCTTAACATGGAAATGGTTTCTGGAGCTGTTGAAACAGTCATTGAATCTGAAAGATGGAACCGGTATTAGCTTTATGTCTGATATGCAAAAG GGTCTGTTGGAAGCAGTAAGAACTATCCTCCCTCTCTCAAATCATAGGTTTTGTGTGAGGCATATTGAAGGCAACTGGAGTAAGAGGATCAGAATTTCAGTAGAGATGAAGAAATACCTATGGTGGTCTGCTTGGAGCACTTATGAGGAGGACTTTAAAGATCAACTAAAGAATCTTGGTGAATTGTCTATTGATGTTGCCAAGGAGTTGCTTAGGTATCCACCATAG